The Pseudomonadota bacterium nucleotide sequence GTTCGTGCGGGTTTTTCCTGATTGTTGTCTTGTCGCCATTTATTTTCCTAAAAAATTCACTCTACGATACAGTCAACCAATCTTGCGGCAAACGGAACTTCTCGTCTACCGATAGAATACAAGGTATATGAATCGATGAGCGGTGACTCACACGATAACGAACCGATCTCCGGTAGCGAGAATTTAGATTCAGGCTATCAAGCGTATAAGTCGGGTGATCATAAGGTCGCCCTACAGCACTGGGAGCCATTGGCTGCGCGAGGTGACACCGAGGCTCAATTCTACCTCGGCTGGATGTATTTTAAGGGTAAAGGAATTTCTCGGGACCTTAAATTTGCCTACATGTGGACCAACCTGGCCGCTTCTCGCGGGCAAATAAAGGCTAAAGATGTGCGTGATTTAATCGTCAAAGAAATGACGCCTGAGCAGATTGCTGAGGCAGAACGGATGGTGGCGGAATGGGAACCAAAAGAGGGCTTAACCACACAGAGCGCGGTGAGAGGCGAAGAAATAATTCCTTCAGCGTTTAGGCCCGATGAATTTCAGGTTGGAAGCATTTTGGGTACCGGCTTATACGTCCTCTCTAAGAATATCCTGCCGTTCGGAATGATTTCGATATTGTTGATGGTGCCGCCACATCTGTTCGCGCTTTTCGTTCGTCAGGATGTGTTTCCCGGGTGGGGCAACACTGCCGTTTACATCATTATTTACTTTGTCGTGACTAGCTTCATCAGCGCGGCTTTGGTCTACGGTACTATTCAACAATTGAACGGACAGCAAGCCCAACTGGGCCAAGTCATCAATCGCGGGCTGAGGTTCATACTACCTGTATTAGGTGTTGCGTGTGTTATGGGAGTGATCACAGGCGTTGGGATTGCGCTTTTCGTTGTTCCCGGATTGATTTTCGCGACCATGTTTTGGGTCGCGATCCCCGCCGCCGTGGTGGAAGGTCGCGAACTTTCCAGCCTTGGCCGAAGTCTCGAACTAACGAAAGGATATCGCTGGCCTATATTGGGATTGGTTTTGATCATCGGCGTTCTTGGCTTCGTTGCTAATCTGATTGGGAATTGGATAGCTGCTGAAACGACGAGCACATTTTTCGCATTTTTAATATCAATCGTGTTGGCGGGTATAGTTACCGCGTTCGGGGCAGTTGTAAGCGCGGTCGGTTACTATGAATTGCGAATCGCCAACGAAGGCGAAGACGCCTACACAGTTATGGCCAGGTTTGACTGAAAATGCGCAAGCAGTGACGAACAAATCGCCACCGTGATGGCAGGTGTCAACGGCGGAGCAAAATTAGCCCACCCGGGCGGAGCAAAACTAGTCCACTTGATGTGACGTGCAACATAGTCGCTGCTGTAGCGCCGATACGCCAAGGCCAGGCCGTAGTAAACCATCGCCTTGCCGATATCAGTACCACCAGCATGACAGAGAGCAACAACCCGCCCATACCTGTCCACGTCGCGCTTTTCGCACGTAACCATGCGCTAAGTATAGTATGTAGCATCGCTGATGCCGGCTGATCGGCAAGCCATCTCTACACTGCTGCCAGAAGCCAGACTGAGCTCAATCTGACGCAGCAGGTTTAATACATCCTCATCTGAATATCGCTTCCTTGCCACCCCAACACCTCCACATCTTCGTAGATAGCCACGAATTACGTGGCTCGGTTATAGGGGGCGCGCATCATCTCTGCGCGCGCTGTTTGGCGGTTGTTGAAGAACGCTCTTTCAAAGCCTCATTGACAATCAATACCCATTGATATCCCATTACCAGCGGCTCAGGGGCGTCGTTCTGATTTCACGATTGCCCATTTGGTCCGCAGTCATAAGCCATAAATGGCGTAAACCAAACACAGGGAGGGATGCGATGTTTCATGTTCCCAAGAAAGCGCTCTACAAAACCATCAGCCGGCGTAAATTTCTCGAGCTTGGCGGCGGCACGGCAGCCGCGCTTGGCGTAGGCTCACTCGGCGTCGGACTCAGCTCAGTCATTTCCAAACACCCCGTTCATGCAGCATCGTCGATGGATGCCAAATGGCGCCAATATGAAGGTTCGAAGCTGGTGTTCATGTCAGAGAACACACCGCCTTCCTTCGCCATTCGTGACAATATTAAATCATTTTACGATTTGACCGGAATTGAAGTTGAAATTCTCACGGATGGCTTGCCGACGGTGCAGCAGAAGGTCGGCATTGATCTGAGAAGCGGCCAGGCGGATTATCAACTCAACTATGTGCAGGACAAGCCGATTGGCTCGCCTTTTGCTGATTTCTACGCCGATCTCAACCAGTTCTCGCTCGACGATACCTTGCCGCTGGACTCGCAGGGTTACGGCGACAATGTATGGTTCGAGAATTTTCTCGACGCGTGCGGCGTTTATTATGAACGTGGGCCAATCCGTGCCTTTCCGTATGATGCCGCCGTGTCGTGCACCTTCTATCGCCAGGATTTGTTCGAAAAACTGACCAAGGATTTCGAGGCTGATTATGGCTATCGGATGGAATTCACCGACGATACGACCTACAAGAACATGGTCGATTTCGCCGCTTTCTTCAAAATGATGCACGAACGTGATTCGTCCATTCCCTATGGTTATGGCCAGCATCACGGCTCATTCGGCTGGACCACCCAGCTCGATATTCAGCGCCATATGTATGCTCAGAATCAGTGGCTCGACTTTGCCGTTGATGACACGTTGGGGTCGAAAAATCCTGGCCCGGCAAATTGGGGTGATGCCCAGTCGGTTAAATCCATGGAGGGCTACAAGGCGCTTGCCGATGTCTCTCATCCGGATAATTTGACCAACGGTACGCTCGAGCTGAATACGGTCTACGCGGCCGGCGGCGTTGCCATGCAAATTCAGTATCACGAGTTTGCCGCCTCCGTTGAAGATGCCGAGCAATCTGTGGCGGCCGGCGGCAAGACCGCCTATGCCATGGGTCCGAAGGGTGAGCAGTCGTGGAATGTCTCGACGAGCAATGTGGTGAACGCCACCAATTGCGGCATTGGCGGTATTGGCATCAATGCCGGCGCTTCCATGGACTTACAGCGTGCGGCCTTTATTTTCGCCAGCTGGGCGTGCAGTCATGAAACTCAACTTATGGTCCTGGAAGGGGTCGGTGGTACGCCCACACGTAAATCCGTGTTGGACCTGCCAGAGGTCAAGGCAGCGCGCAATCGCCCGACGTCCATGCCCAACGCGCTGACGTTCGAAGCCGTCTACGACAAGGGCATTCGTTCACCCAACATGGTGCTCGGGCCGAAGCTGCCGAAGGCCAACGAATATCACGAGATCGTCCGCGTTGGGGCCCAGCAATGCATCTCCGGCGAAATGTCTGCCCAAGAGGCTTGCGAGTCTATTGGTAGCGAACTTGATTCGATGCACGGCATCTAGGGCTCTGTTGGCGTTCTAGGGTAGTTTTGAGTAATTCCGCTGCCATGGCCACGCGGCTGTGGCAGCGGATTTCCATCTGATGGCTTGTTTTGCCTGACCCGCGCGCGCTGTTAGAATATTCGCCATGGCTGTAAATGCAACGCGTCGTGAACCCCCGGAGCAGACTGCCTATCGGGGCGTGCGGCGGGTCGATTATGTTCCGCAATTATTCAACAATCAGCCGGCCCGCTTTTATTTAATGTGGATGCTGTTGCCGGCGGTATTGCTGTTGGCGGCAATATCTCTTTACCCCTTTGTTTGGCTCATTTACATGAGTTTGCACGAGGTCCAGCTGGCCCCGGAGAAATCAGACCTGTGGGTTGGTGTCGATAATTTTACCCGCCTGTTTTCCGATAAAAACTTTGCCAGGGGTTGGGTCACCTTATTTAAATATAGTGCGCTCTGCCTGGCGGTTGAAATTACGCTCGGTGTTTTGGTTGCCATTATTCTCAACAATTCCCGACTTGAGAAACTCTTCATCACTATTTTTCTGATGCCGATGATGATGGCCCCCGTGGTCGCCGGCTTTCTTTACATGTTCCTCTATAACGGCACCTTCGGCTGGTATTTCTGGCTGTTGCGCAGCCTTGGTGTACTCGATGGCGGCACTATTCTAGGCAATAAAACCTGGGCAATGGCGGGCGTCGTCGCGACGGACGTCTGGCAATGGACGCCCCTGATCGCCCTGATAACCTTGGCCGGTTTAAAACGTGTGCCGCAGGAGCAGCTCGAAGCAAACATGGTCGATGGCGCGGGGCCGTTGCGCAATTTTTTCAGCGTGGCTCTACCCAATCTTTATCCCTTCCTGCTGATCGCGATCCTGTTGCGCTTTATGGATAATTTCCGCTTTATCGACACCATCCTGATCATGACCGGCGGCGGTCCGGCCAATGCTACTAAAATTCTCCCGACTTACCTGTTTGATGTTTCGTTCAAATACTTCGAGCTTGGCCGCGGCGCAGCAATCGCCTTTACCCTGCTGTTGCTGACGATATTGCTGGGGCTGTTTCTCACGAAAATTTTTGAGGACCCGGCGCGAAAAATCAAACCGGGCGGGGAGGGCTAGGGCATGGCGTCACGCGAGATCGTTCGCTACAAATCACCGGCGCGCTCGGCGTTTTCGATATTGGTTATTCTGTTCCTCATCGCCTTCTTTGTGTGGACCGTGTTGCCGCTGGCGATCATGCTGATCTCGTCGTTTAAGGATCTGCTCGATGCGTTTAAATTGCCGGAAGAGGGCGATTGGGGCGGGGTCGGTGTGATGTTCGATTTTAAGCCGACCGGCGAACATTATGTTGAGCTCTTCACCGAGAAGCATTTCGGCCTGTATATGCGCAACAGCCTGATCGCCGCACTGGGCTCGGCCGTGGTCTCGGTGTTTCTTGGCTCGATGGCCGCCTATGCGCTGTCGCGCGCTGAATTCAGAGGCAAAAAAGATCTACTGTTTTGGATTATTTCCACCCGCATGGCGCCGGTGGTTGCGGTCATGGTGCCGCTCTATGTCATCTTCCGTTCGTCCGGTCTGGTCGGCACATTGCCCGGGTTGATTCTCGCTTACACCACATTTAATTTGCCGTTCGCGATCTGGATTCTAAAGGGCTTCTTCGACAATGTGCCCTACGCCATTGAAGAGGCGGCGCAGTGCGATGGCGCCAATCGGTGGCAAGCGCTGCGTATGATCATGCCGTTGGTCGCGCCCGGCGTCGCCGCCTTTATCGTGCTCTGCGTGCTGTTCGGCTGGAACGATTTTCTGTTTGCCTCGATCATCGGTTCGGGTGGCGCTAAAACCTTGCCTGTCGCGACCGCCGAGCTGGTGCAGCCTGTGAAAATTCAATGGGGCAGCATCATGGCTGCGGGCGTCGTTACCACCGTGCCGATGATGTTTCTTGGCTTTCTCATCCGGCGCTACATGGTGACCGGCCTCACCATGGGGGCGGTTCGCGAATAAACCATGAATGCCACACAGCAAACATCTATTGGTCGGAGGCGCTGAGATGACGTCTGTTACTATTCGAGACGTCTGGAAGTATTACGGCAAGACAATGGCCGTAAAGGATCTCAATATCGAAATTAAGGACAATGAATTCCTTTGTCTTTTAGGTCCATCAGGCTGCGGCAAATCCTCCACCCTCAGAATGTTGGCGGGGCTCGAATTCATCTCTTCCGGCGAGGTTTTTTTTGGCGACCTCAAAGTCAACGATATTCCGCCGCGCGACCGTGATATTGCCATGGTGTTTGAGAATTACGCGCTCTATCCGCATAAGACGGTATTCGAGAACATGGCCAACCCGCTCAAGATGCAAAAAATGAATAAGACGGATATAGAAGAGCGTGTTGTCTGGGCGGCGCAAATGCTGGAGATCGAGGAGTTGTTGCAGCGTAAGCCGGTCGAGCTGAGTGGCGGCCAGAAACAGCGCACCGCGATCGGCCGCGCCATCGTGCGCGAGCCCAAGGTGTTTCTATTCGATGAGCCGATTGCCCACCTCGATGCCAAGCTGCGTTCGCATATGCGCGGCGAGCTCAAGCATCTACAGCGCCGCCTGGAGACGACGACCGTCTACGTCACCCACGATCAGCTCGAAGGCATGACTATGGCGGATCGTATTGCCGTTATGCATGAGGGCGTTTTGCAACAGCTCGGCACGCCGAGCGAAATATATAACCATCCGATCAATGAATTTGTCGCCGGCTTTGTTGGTGAGCCGCCGATGAAC carries:
- a CDS encoding sugar ABC transporter permease produces the protein MPAVLLLAAISLYPFVWLIYMSLHEVQLAPEKSDLWVGVDNFTRLFSDKNFARGWVTLFKYSALCLAVEITLGVLVAIILNNSRLEKLFITIFLMPMMMAPVVAGFLYMFLYNGTFGWYFWLLRSLGVLDGGTILGNKTWAMAGVVATDVWQWTPLIALITLAGLKRVPQEQLEANMVDGAGPLRNFFSVALPNLYPFLLIAILLRFMDNFRFIDTILIMTGGGPANATKILPTYLFDVSFKYFELGRGAAIAFTLLLLTILLGLFLTKIFEDPARKIKPGGEG
- a CDS encoding thermonuclease family protein, which translates into the protein MVTCEKRDVDRYGRVVALCHAGGTDIGKAMVYYGLALAYRRYSSDYVARHIKWTSFAPPGWANFAPPLTPAITVAICSSLLAHFQSNLAITV
- the ugpC gene encoding sn-glycerol-3-phosphate ABC transporter ATP-binding protein UgpC yields the protein MTSVTIRDVWKYYGKTMAVKDLNIEIKDNEFLCLLGPSGCGKSSTLRMLAGLEFISSGEVFFGDLKVNDIPPRDRDIAMVFENYALYPHKTVFENMANPLKMQKMNKTDIEERVVWAAQMLEIEELLQRKPVELSGGQKQRTAIGRAIVREPKVFLFDEPIAHLDAKLRSHMRGELKHLQRRLETTTVYVTHDQLEGMTMADRIAVMHEGVLQQLGTPSEIYNHPINEFVAGFVGEPPMNFLDCRIERSSDAVALVYENMKVALSNAQSRILEEKGAATEVRLGIRPDDLTIAVGENHGMELSAKIFVTEPLGGDMLIEAKLGRDRITIKRKIAEVGVSGDPCGIALNIEMLHVFNKETGEAFF
- a CDS encoding carbohydrate ABC transporter permease, with product MASREIVRYKSPARSAFSILVILFLIAFFVWTVLPLAIMLISSFKDLLDAFKLPEEGDWGGVGVMFDFKPTGEHYVELFTEKHFGLYMRNSLIAALGSAVVSVFLGSMAAYALSRAEFRGKKDLLFWIISTRMAPVVAVMVPLYVIFRSSGLVGTLPGLILAYTTFNLPFAIWILKGFFDNVPYAIEEAAQCDGANRWQALRMIMPLVAPGVAAFIVLCVLFGWNDFLFASIIGSGGAKTLPVATAELVQPVKIQWGSIMAAGVVTTVPMMFLGFLIRRYMVTGLTMGAVRE
- a CDS encoding ABC transporter substrate-binding protein; its protein translation is MFHVPKKALYKTISRRKFLELGGGTAAALGVGSLGVGLSSVISKHPVHAASSMDAKWRQYEGSKLVFMSENTPPSFAIRDNIKSFYDLTGIEVEILTDGLPTVQQKVGIDLRSGQADYQLNYVQDKPIGSPFADFYADLNQFSLDDTLPLDSQGYGDNVWFENFLDACGVYYERGPIRAFPYDAAVSCTFYRQDLFEKLTKDFEADYGYRMEFTDDTTYKNMVDFAAFFKMMHERDSSIPYGYGQHHGSFGWTTQLDIQRHMYAQNQWLDFAVDDTLGSKNPGPANWGDAQSVKSMEGYKALADVSHPDNLTNGTLELNTVYAAGGVAMQIQYHEFAASVEDAEQSVAAGGKTAYAMGPKGEQSWNVSTSNVVNATNCGIGGIGINAGASMDLQRAAFIFASWACSHETQLMVLEGVGGTPTRKSVLDLPEVKAARNRPTSMPNALTFEAVYDKGIRSPNMVLGPKLPKANEYHEIVRVGAQQCISGEMSAQEACESIGSELDSMHGI
- a CDS encoding tetratricopeptide repeat protein, whose protein sequence is MSGDSHDNEPISGSENLDSGYQAYKSGDHKVALQHWEPLAARGDTEAQFYLGWMYFKGKGISRDLKFAYMWTNLAASRGQIKAKDVRDLIVKEMTPEQIAEAERMVAEWEPKEGLTTQSAVRGEEIIPSAFRPDEFQVGSILGTGLYVLSKNILPFGMISILLMVPPHLFALFVRQDVFPGWGNTAVYIIIYFVVTSFISAALVYGTIQQLNGQQAQLGQVINRGLRFILPVLGVACVMGVITGVGIALFVVPGLIFATMFWVAIPAAVVEGRELSSLGRSLELTKGYRWPILGLVLIIGVLGFVANLIGNWIAAETTSTFFAFLISIVLAGIVTAFGAVVSAVGYYELRIANEGEDAYTVMARFD